The Peribacillus sp. FSL P2-0133 genome has a segment encoding these proteins:
- a CDS encoding LLM class flavin-dependent oxidoreductase has product MKFSIWGANLSGGFLRANVEQNTDGSMEYNRKLAKMADQLQVDSILYAIRYVGSIGGSSADRGQLDPLSVITALAGDTENVHFIAAVLPGFIHPATLAKVGSSIDIISKGRFHINLVSGWFKEEQEMFGIEWIKHEERYKRSREYLEVLKGLWTTDHFSYQGDYYQINNAILAPKPIQKPYPPIYQGGNSQDSQEMAGELSDYYFMNGASIIELQEQMEYVKAIARKHGREVKFAVNAFVIARKTEEEAKSEYQYIIERADDTAIAQFKNRKDTKGMWKNATSISDFVANNEGFRTGLIGSYESVAIKIQELQAIGIDKILLTFRNALQELPDFYKNVNNRLESEFIKK; this is encoded by the coding sequence TACGGATGGAAGTATGGAATACAATCGTAAACTCGCAAAAATGGCAGACCAGCTACAAGTAGACTCCATCCTTTATGCAATTCGCTATGTTGGCAGTATTGGAGGTAGCTCGGCGGATAGAGGGCAACTGGATCCTTTATCGGTTATTACTGCTTTGGCAGGGGATACCGAAAACGTTCATTTCATTGCTGCGGTTTTACCGGGTTTCATTCATCCTGCAACCCTCGCTAAAGTAGGTTCGAGCATCGATATTATCTCAAAAGGGAGATTTCACATTAATTTGGTCAGCGGCTGGTTTAAAGAAGAACAAGAAATGTTTGGGATAGAATGGATTAAGCACGAAGAGCGATATAAACGTTCAAGGGAATACCTGGAGGTTTTAAAGGGATTGTGGACGACCGATCATTTTTCTTATCAAGGAGACTATTATCAAATCAATAATGCTATATTGGCACCGAAACCTATTCAAAAACCATATCCACCAATCTATCAAGGCGGGAATTCACAGGATTCCCAAGAGATGGCGGGGGAATTATCCGACTATTACTTTATGAATGGGGCTTCCATAATAGAGTTGCAAGAACAAATGGAATATGTGAAGGCTATAGCACGAAAGCATGGTCGTGAAGTGAAATTTGCCGTTAATGCTTTTGTCATTGCCAGAAAAACGGAAGAGGAGGCAAAAAGCGAATATCAGTATATTATCGAACGCGCAGACGATACGGCAATAGCACAGTTTAAAAACCGTAAAGATACAAAAGGAATGTGGAAAAATGCGACTTCAATTAGTGATTTTGTAGCCAATAATGAGGGATTCAGGACGGGGCTAATCGGCAGTTACGAATCGGTTGCGATCAAAATCCAGGAACTTCAAGCGATCGGAATCGATAAGATCCTATTAACTTTTCGGAATGCACTACAAGAATTACCGGACTTTTATAAAAACGTAAACAATCGTTTGGAATCAGAGTTCATAAAGAAATAA